The Meriones unguiculatus strain TT.TT164.6M chromosome 3, Bangor_MerUng_6.1, whole genome shotgun sequence genomic sequence CAGGATGCTTTGGCCATCCCACCGGGTAACTAAACCGGCCGATACTAACCtgcggtcctcctgcctctggtgtTCCCTCCCCCCGGCCCCCCCCCCCATTGAGCACACTCTGCCTTCACCCAGCCCTTAAAGGTAGCACTGTTCATCAGTGAGTTGAGACGGTGCGCTCAGTCCCAGATAGGTCCAGCCTGAGGAAGATGGCTGCGGGTGCCCGCCCCACGTGGGTTGTGTACCCTGCTCTGCTTCCCGGGGAGAGGCGGGATCTGGCAGGTGGGCAGGGACATTCCCCGACACTGGAGATGCTCGGGAAGCCTTGAGGCGGCACAAAGAGAAATCTTTTCTTTGCCAACTCTGCTCCCGGAGAAATGCTAGCACCGCTGCTCAAGCCGGCTGCCCTTGCTCTCCCTGGGATCCAGAGGACACCTTGATGACCAGCCCACGTCCTTCCCCGATGATGCTTCCACAAGATCTCCTGCTCTGTGGCGACACTGGGCACAGGTGAGAGAGGGGAGTGGCCAGGCCATGGGGCCGAGGCGCCTGCAGCCTCTGGTGCAGCTTCAGGTAGACATGTGGGGTGAGGTGGCTTGCAGAGACGCTGCGCTGGGACCGCTAGGCACTCGAGGGCTGGCGAAGGTGGGTCTTGAGGGTGCTGGAGCTGCTGAAGCGCTTGTGGCATATCTGAGAGAAATGGGCGCTCGCATCATCCCTGTCCTCCAGCTGGCTCAGGGacactctccccacccccacccatctTGGAAACACCTCCCTGTCAAGGCAGGCCCAGAAGCCTTTCCTGATGGCTTCTCTGTGGGACCCACAGCATGGCACAGCCTGGCAGGCTGGGTTTAGCATTCTTCTTTCATCCCAGGGTGACTTCCTGTGAGTGACTCCCCCCTGAGTTTCTTTCTCTGTCAGTAATAGATGAGCTTTGACTCCTAACCTCATTAGGTAGGCAAGACCAATTAAGGCAATCACATAGAACCCTGGTTCAGGAGCTGCAGGATCAGCGGGTACAGTCAACATTTACGGGGGCTCGGGAGCTGGCAAGCCAGGACTGACTAAGAAACCAGTGAGACAGCAAAGGCTAAGAAGCCACTAGCTAAAGGCCATACCCTATGATATCACCTgggtcctatgacatcatctgggtcCTATGATATCACCTGGGTCCTGACATCACCCTtgtcctatgtcatcacctgggTCCTATGACATCACTGGGGTCCTATGACATCACCGAGTTGGGAGGAGGGGCTACAATTTGATCAGCGGTTTGATCTCGAAGTTGAGACTCAGAACCACACCACACTGCCCTCATTTCTGCCCCTGAAAAAGGAGTCTCTCCCAAAGGGTGAGGGCAGACTCAAAGAATGATCCAGTTGTTTCTCTACTTGTATTCTTGGCATATGCTACGGCCCCTTCAACAACCCTCGGAGGGTGGGAAGAGCACGCATGCTCCTCTCCTCCTAAGACATGCCCTCTGTCTCTCACATGCAcgctcgcgcacacacacaccatccgcTCTCTCCACTAGCCATCTTCTCACCTCTTAGCTTACTCTCTGCCTACCCGGGATTGGGAAATAGAGGCCCGGGTGACCACCCCTGCAGGGGCCCGAACTTCTCCACCAGGCTGCAGGGGTTCAGTGAGGGAGGAGGGCCTCACCCGGCACTGGGGGGGCCGCTGGCTGGTGTGCACGGAACGGTGCTTCTGCAGGTGGGCCAGCTGCGTGAAGCTCCTGTGACACAGCGCACACCGGAAAGGGCGCTCCCCGCTGTGCACGCGCAGGTGGACCTGGAAGAGATCTCGCCAGCTGCCCAGAAGGCCCAGCAGGGCCCAGGCTCCACCCCAATCTCCACCCACGCCCTGTGCGGGAGGCTTTGCTGGCGTCTGGGCCTCCATCACCTCCCTCATGAGCTATGGCTTCCCAGGACGCTCTCATTCTTTGGTCTGCCCTGTGAAGGAGATTCCGGAAGACATCTAAGGGGTACCCCAGGTATTGCCTAGAGGAGCTCCCTAAAGTACAGTTCACAGGCCAACAGCATTGTCATGAGCCCGGGAGCATGCCAAAAATGCAGAGCCTAACCCTGCTGAGTCATCACCTCTGAGGCTGGGGCCCGGGAATCTGCAGGTTTGCTAGCCTGCTGGGTGGTTGGAGGCTTAAGGCTTAGGCATCCCTTCCTCAGAGGTCCCAACGGAGCTGTTTCCCCAGTAGCCATGCCTGCACATAGCTGTGGTCTCTGATAACAGCGGGGCCCACGGGCGGCCCCTGATGGAGGACATACATGATGGCACCTACAGCACCTGGCCTGGTTTGTGGGACCTCACTTGAAAAAAGTTTGTAAGACTGTGGTCTTGATTCCACAAAACCTCCccattctccctttctctgtgaTCTTCGAAAGCAATAAAGAGGCTTAGCTGGGATACCGTCTCGGAAAGAGCTCAACAGATGATGCCGAGAAACTGAAATCCAAACTTGAACCCACTGATAAGTCGAGGTTACCCTGGAAAATTTCCATCTACTGTGGGCCTTAGTTTTCCCACGTTTAGCTTAAAGAAGGTGATCCCACAGACAATCTTCCAGGATGGAGGGAACTCCAATGTGCTTCCTCTCCCCCTGcgccctttttattttttgagacaggatcttgctgggaagccctggctgtcctggcagtTGCTATAGataccaaactggcctcaaacccactgagatctgcctgcccatgcctcccaagtgctggtattaaaggcgtgcaccaccactgcccagcttttttttttttttttttaagatggagtTATATTGCCCAAATTGGCCTTGAACGTCTGCCATTAccctcctgcctccgtctcctgAACCTCAGAGCCAAAAGTGCGCTCCACCAAGCCCAGGTCAGCGTGTCCTGGGTTTCCACCCGGGTGGAAACCTCAAGATCATGCGTCCCCGGGAGGTGTCCAGGAGTGGTTTCCAGACTCCAGGACTCGATTCTGGAAGGAGGTGAAAGGCAAGAGAGACACTGGAGGATCGAAGGGGACGGCAGGACCCAGGGAACCGATACCTTGAGGTTGGAGAGCTGCCCGAAGCTCTTGCCACACAAGTTGCACTCATATAAgatttttccattctctctctttaGAGGGTAGGGCAGGGCGCCGGCACCCGCCCGGGAGCCTGGCGGAGCCCGCTTCGCCGGAGCTGCCACCCCAGCTTGTCCCGGGGTCAAGGCGTCTTTAGCGCTCCGGCTCCTGACCCGCGAGCAGAGGGTGTGGCTGGTGCTCTGGCACTGCGAGTAGAGAAGCGGGGTCTTCTCTTGGAGGATCCGGGGCCCAGCCCCAACAGCTGTCATGAGCAAGCTGGGCACAGCCACGGTGGGGTACGCGGTGTCTGGGGGTGGCATGAGGAGGTGCAGACATTGGGCAGAAGGTAGGGGCCCATAAGTCAATAGATAAGGGGGAGGCAGAAGCGGGTAGCCTGGAAAGAAGGGGTAGATGTGGGCAGGGAGCTccttggagaggagaatgggagaaaGCCAGGGCCAGGAGGTCCAGGGACGAGGCCTGGCATCTGGGGAGAAACCGGTCTGAGGAGGGAGGGGTGGGCAGGGGCCTCTTTCTGGCTGGTTTCCCATCTGGTCTCTATCCGGGGAATGCTCGGCTGTGAGTTTCTCACTGTCAGCAGAGCCCTCGTGCACTCTCGGCGGCTGGTGCCCTGAACCAGAAAGGGAAGATCATCAGTCTGGACTCCTCTTAAGCCCGCTCAGCTCTGAGTTGGGAAAGAACCTGCGAGATGATGATGAGGCAACTTGGGCGAAGGCACTTGCCTTTGGGACTCAGTTTCTCCACTGCTACTGAGTCTGTAATAAAAGCTGCCAGGGTGCAGGGAGGGCCCGGCAATTTCAGAGAGAGAAAATTCTACAAGCAGCCTAACTAGACATCAGGGAGAGGGTTCAAGCGCACATCTGGGGCGCTGGGGGGCCTTGTCGTGTGCGCATCAGGGAGAAGGGTTAAATGAACACCCCACTGgacatgggggaggggaaaggtcaGGTGTGCAGAGAGATATGCTGAAGTTTAAGGGAGAGGTCCcggattaaaaaatatataaatttgggTGTCACAGGTCAAGAGGAGGTCATATAAGGGACCCAAGGGACCCTTAGCTGCTGAACACATGACTAAATTTACATTAAAGTGCTTTTAATGAAATGTTCAGTTCTTTGCCGGGCACGGAGGTACACGCCTGTTGtcacagaacttgggaggtagaggcaggagaatcaggaaggAGTTCAGTgtcatccttggctgcatagtaagtatgagaccagcctgggctacatgaaatcttgtctcaataaaagagaataacaaccacaaaaaatgaaaacaacagggTCCCCAAGCTGGCCCAGtgagtaaaggtacttgctgccaagcccgatGACCTCAGTTCAagctccaggacccacatggtgcagGCAGAGCACTGACCTCCTgcaggctgccctctgacctccgccTGCATACCACGGACACAGGCAGGAAAGTGTGCCTGGGGCTCTATCCTCACCCGTGACAGAGTCCCAGCCCCCTCTCTGTCCCCAAACCTGTGTCCTTCAACCTGCCAGTGAAGCTCTCAGATCCAGCCCCAGACCTCGGACTCACTCATGTCTGAGGCGTCCTCTCTGAGATCCTGTGGGCCCCCGGCCAGGGGTGTCTTCTGCAAGGCACACAGGCATAGGTCCGGCCAATGGGGGCAGCCCAGCAAGGAAGACTTAGCTGGTGCCACTGGCAAGGGACACATCCAGCCGGCCGGGGACAAGTCACAAGCATCCCTTGTGTCTGGAAGTGACTGAGAGGTGTTGGCTGAGAAGAcctggggaggagggaaaggggcgTGAGGGCCTGGGCTTCCTAGTCTGGTTtttaaagggaaggagggaagctaTGGGCTCCCGCTGACCACACCTTGCATTCTAATGCTCTCCTGCCCTTCTCAAAAGGTTTCTTTCTCCAAGGGCTCTTTTCATTGACCGTAGACAGTTCCCTCTTCCTTATATAACCCGTCCTGTTCTCCCTCTAACCGCCCCGACTCATGATCACCCTGGTATGTGTCTGTTCTGTTATCCCG encodes the following:
- the Znf683 gene encoding tissue-resident T-cell transcription regulator protein ZNF683, which produces MDDLTYSPDPPSSSSSSSRVLELQCSHHAPFICCWRSNPRPHACSTQTPPTKLRLQSVHPCLQEESDLLAVSPRSGRATAGQNAAFTARLHSPISRSGSGNMKRKPAAQLGCCYKTKALGGSGGYLSPSLDFQLCQDDQVFSANTSQSLPDTRDACDLSPAGWMCPLPVAPAKSSLLGCPHWPDLCLCALQKTPLAGGPQDLREDASDMRHQPPRVHEGSADSEKLTAEHSPDRDQMGNQPERGPCPPLPPQTGFSPDARPRPWTSWPWLSPILLSKELPAHIYPFFPGYPLLPPPYLLTYGPLPSAQCLHLLMPPPDTAYPTVAVPSLLMTAVGAGPRILQEKTPLLYSQCQSTSHTLCSRVRSRSAKDALTPGQAGVAAPAKRAPPGSRAGAGALPYPLKRENGKILYECNLCGKSFGQLSNLKVHLRVHSGERPFRCALCHRSFTQLAHLQKHRSVHTSQRPPQCRICHKRFSSSSTLKTHLRQPSSA